One region of Motacilla alba alba isolate MOTALB_02 chromosome 24, Motacilla_alba_V1.0_pri, whole genome shotgun sequence genomic DNA includes:
- the BSX gene encoding brain-specific homeobox protein homolog gives MPVPALFQHHAHAELPGKHCRRRKARTVFSDSQLSGLEKRFEIQRYLSTPERVELATALSLSETQVKTWFQNRRMKHKKQLRKTQDDPKQAGGEESREQSSPEPELPEAAAAEPRKGPPGPFLLQDPEDEVDILEEGDICPHRL, from the exons ATGCCGGTGCCAGCGCTTTTCCAGCACCACGCTCACGCCGAGCTGCCCGGGAAGCACTGCCGCCGCCGCAAAGCTCGCACCGTGTTCTCCGACTCGCAGCTCTCCGGCCTGGAGAAGAGGTTTGAGATCCAGCGGTACCTGTCCACGCCCGAGCGGGTGGAGCTGGCCACGGCCCTCAGCCTGTCCGAGACGCAG gtgaagaCCTGGTTCCAGAACCGCCGCATGAAGCACAAAAAGCAGCTGCGGAAGACGCAGGACGACCCGAAGCAGGCGGGCGGGGAGGAGAGCCGGGAGCAGAGCTCCCCCGAGCCCGAGCTGCCCGAAGCGGCCGCAGCCGAGCCCCGCAAGGGCCCCCCCggccccttcctgctgcaggacccCGAGGACGAGGTGGACATCCTGGAGGAGGGGGACATCTGCCCCCACCGCCTCTAG